Proteins found in one Salvia splendens isolate huo1 chromosome 10, SspV2, whole genome shotgun sequence genomic segment:
- the LOC121751324 gene encoding heavy metal-associated isoprenylated plant protein 39, with product MAAQKVVLKVLTMTDEKTKQKAIEAAADILGVDSIAADLSSQKLTVIGEMDAVAVVKKLKKVGKVDILSVGPAKEEKKEEKKPEEKKPEEKKPEEKKPEEKKPEEKKPEEKKPEEKK from the exons ATGGCAGCTCAG AAGGTAGTGCTGAAAGTCTTGACCATGACCGATGAGAAAACCAAACAGAAAGCCATAGAAGCAGCTGCTGATATCCTTG GGGTGGATTCTATTGCTGCTGATCTGAGCAGTCAGAAGCTGACAGTGATAGGGGAAATGGATGCTGTAGCGGTGgtgaagaaattgaagaaagTGGGGAAGGTCGATATATTGTCGGTGGGGCCCGCAAAGGAAgagaagaaagaggagaaaaaaCCAGAGGAGAAGAAACCGGAGGAGAAGAAACCGGAGGAGAAAAAACCAGAGGAGAAGAAACCGGAGGAGAAGAAACCAGAGGAGAAGAAGCCGGAGGAGAAGAAGTAG